In one window of Oryza sativa Japonica Group chromosome 9, ASM3414082v1 DNA:
- the LOC4346409 gene encoding polyadenylate-binding protein 2: MAAAAAQAQAQQAASSASEGGSPASSAAAAAAAAASFPATSLYVGDLDVSVQDAQLFDVFAQVGGVVSVRVCRDVNTRRSLGYAYVNYSSPADAARALEMLNFTPINGKPIRIMYSNRDPSLRKSGTANIFIKNLDKSIDNKALYDTFCVFGNILSCKVATDASGESKGYGFVQYERDEAAQAAIDKLNGMLMNDKKVYVGPFIRKQERDNSPGQVKFNNVYVKNLSENTTEDDLKEIFGKFGTITSAVVMREGDGRSKCFGFVNFESPDDAAQAVQELNGKKFDDKEWYVGRAQKKSEREMELKEKFEKNLQEAADKYQNTNLYLKNLDDSVDDDKLRELFAEYGTITSCKVMRDSNGVSRGSGFVAFKSAEDASRALAEMNSKMVGSKPLYVALAQRKEDRKARLQAQFSQLRPVPLAPSVGPRMPMFPPGVPGVGQQLFYGQPPPAFINTQPGFGFQQPLMPGMRPGAGPMPNFIMPMVQQGQQPQRPAGRRAGAGGMQQPMPMGQQQMMARGGRGYRYPTGRGMPDPAMHGVGGGVMPSPYEMGGMPMRDAAASQPVPIGALATALANAAPDQQRMMLGENLYPLVDQLEHEQAAKVTGMLLEMDQTEVLHLLESPEALKAKVAEAMEVLRTAQQIQTNATPEQQLASLSLNDGVVSS; the protein is encoded by the exons atggcggcggcggcggcgcaggcgcaaGCGCAGCAGGCGGCGAGCTCCGCGTCCGAGGGCGGGTccccggcctcctccgccgcggccgctgcggcggcggccgcctccttCCCGGCGACCTCGCTCTACGTCGGGGATCTCGACGTCAGCGTGCAGGACGCGCAGCTCTTCGACGTCTTCGCGCAGGTCGGCGGCGTCGTCTCCGTGCGCGTCTGCAGGGACGTCAACACGCGGAGGTCGCTCGGCTACGCCTACGTCAACTACAGCAGCCCCGCCGATG CTGCACGAGCGTTGGAAATGCTCAACTTCACTCCTATCAATGGAAAACCTATCAGGATCATGTATTCTAACCGTGACCCCAGCTTGCGCAAGAGTGGCACAGCAAATATTTTTATCAAG AACCTTGATAAGTCGATAGACAACAAAGCTTTGTATGATACTTTCTGTGTGTTTGGAAACATTCTTTCATGTAAAGTTGCAACAGATGCTTCTGGAGAATCGAAGGGCTATGGCTTTGTTCAGTATGAGCGGGATGAGGCAGCTCAAGCTGCTATTGATAAACTCAATGGCATGCTTATGAATGACAAAAAGGTGTATGTTGGGCCTTTCATTCGTAAGCAGGAGAGGGATAATTCTCCAGGCCAGGTCAAGTTCAATAATGTCTATGTAAAGAACCTGTCTGAGAATACTACTGAAGATGACTTGAAGGAAATCTTTGGAAAATTTGGAACCATCACTAGCGCTGTTGTAATGCGTGAGGGAGATGGAAGATCCAAGTGTTTTGGATTTGTTAACTTTGAAAGTCCAGATGATGCTGCTCAGGCTGTCCAAGAGCTGAATGGCAAGAAGTTTGATGATAAGGAATGGTATGTTGGAAGGGCACAAAAGAAATCGGAAAGAGAGATGGAATTGAAAGAGAAATTTGAGAAGAACCTTCAAGAAGCAGCAGATAAGTATCAAAACACTAACCTGTACCTGAAGAACTTGGATGATAGTGTTGatgatgataagttgagggagcTTTTTGCTGAGTATGGCACTATTACTTCCTGCAAG GTGATGCGGGATTCAAATGGTGTCAGCAGAGGTTCTGGATTTGTTGCGTTTAAATCTGCTGAAGATGCTTCCCGAGCT CTTGCCGAAATGAACAGCAAGATGGTTGGCAGCAAACCGCTCTACGTTGCGCTTGCACAGCGCAAGGAAGACAGGAAAGCAAGGCTGCAG GCACAATTTTCACAACTGAGGCCTGTCCCACTTGCTCCTTCAGTTGGTCCTCGCATGCCCATGTTTCCACCTGGTGTTCCTGGAGTTGGACAGCAACTGTTCTATGGTCAGCCCCCTCCAGCGTTTATCAACACACAG CCTGGTTTCGGCTTCCAGCAGCCTCTTATGCCTGGGATGAGGCCAGGTGCAGGTCCAATGCCGAACTTTATCATGCCTATGGTTCAGCAAGGACAACAGCCGCAGCGTCCGGCTGGTAGGCGTGCTGGTGCTGGTGGAATGCAGCAACCCATGCCAATGGGTCAGCAACAG ATGATGGCTAGGGGCGGCCGTGGCTATCGGTATCCTACAGGACGTGGCATGCCTGATCCTGCAATGCATGGTGTTGGGGGTGGTGTGATGCCATCTCCATATGAGATGGGAGGCATGCCCATGAGAGATGCTGCTGCGTCACAGCCTGTACCTATTGGAGCATTGGCTACTGCACTGGCCAACGCAGCCCCTGATCAGCAAAGAATG ATGCTTGGTGAGAACTTGTATCCTCTTGTTGATCAGCTGGAGCATGAGCAGGCTGCGAAGGTGACTGGCATGCTGCTGGAGATGGACCAGACTGAGGTGCTGCACCTGCTCGAGTCTCCAGAGGCTCTCAAGGCCAAGGTTGCTGAAGCCATGGAGGTCCTTCGCACGGCCCAGCAGATCCAGACGAACGCGACGCCTGAACAGCAGCTTGCTTCTCTGTCGCTGAATGACGGCGTCGTTTCCTCCTAA